A genomic window from Henningerozyma blattae CBS 6284 chromosome 3, complete genome includes:
- the TNA1 gene encoding Tna1p (similar to Saccharomyces cerevisiae TNA1 (YGR260W); ancestral locus Anc_5.50), whose translation MLNLKIEPYENVLFQKGNTIVGESQLPNSMDSDNDTNLHYRKTIQFDNTDLNSDDDDGKKKESYSVYEAGILSTATDEDGIPSATHPMEKQILKKMDMFLIPLMCLLYFLSNLDKSNIGNAEIAGLSKSLNLKGREYNTCVTVFYGSYIVFDPIGTNLLKIIGPKYLMTICLLSFGLISLCTAWCKSFGGLVAVRVLLGCMEGIIYPAINMYLSVCYRREQYAKRFAYVFSAACLSSSFGGLISYGCSKIKGSHLAAWQYIFIVEGAISIGCTPLYFFGMAKDLENSWFFNKEEKEYVMERYKTMNTFNPEEKFDWEQVWFAIKDIKTWVSAVALFGIDLTTFGLTVFLPIIITSLGFTNVRAQLMTVPVYFLTAIVFFICANLSDRLKLRSPFIVGACLTTIIGLAIVLGSQIHGVRYFGVYILCMGIYVNAAVNCLWLSGNVGNYFKRATALGINLFLGSGSGLVAGQIFFAKEKPRYITGLSICLAFQVLSIIMTLLQLFLYMWENKKKDAITKRCNETGEPIPYDDKLSDKNPQFKYMY comes from the coding sequence ATGTTGAATCTGAAGATTGAACCATATGAAAATGTTTTGTTCCAAAAAGGAAATACTATAGTTGGTGAGAGTCAACTTCCTAATTCTATGGATTCTGATAATGACACAAATCTTCATTATAGAAAAACTATTCAATTTGATAACACAGATTTAAAttctgatgatgatgatggcaaaaagaaagaaagtTATTCTGTCTATGAAGCCGGTATTTTATCAACAGCCACAGACGAAGATGGCATACCATCTGCCACACATCCTATGGAGAAACAAATCCTAAAGAAAATGGATATGTTTTTAATTCCTTTGATGTGCTtgctatattttttatctaatttagataaatcaaatattggTAATGCAGAAATTGCTGGATTATCAAAATCGTTGAATTTAAAGGGAAGAGAATATAATACATGTGTTACTGTATTCTACGGTTCTTACATTGTTTTTGATCCAATTGGTacaaatcttttaaaaataattggtCCAAAATATCTAATGACTATATGTTTACTTTCATTTGGTCTTATTTCGTTATGTACTGCTTGGTGCAAAAGTTTTGGCGGTTTAGTTGCTGTTAGAGTTCTTTTGGGCTGTATGGAAGGTATCATTTACCCTGCTATCAATATGTATCTTTCTGTTTGCTATAGAAGAGAACAATATGCCAAACGATTTGCGTACGTGTTTTCAGCTGCGTGcttatcttcttcatttggTGGGTTAATTTCATATGGATGTTCCAAGATTAAAGGCAGCCATTTAGCTGCCTGGCAGTATATTTTCATTGTGGAAGGTGCCATTTCTATTGGTTGCACaccattatatttttttggtatGGCTAAAGATTTAGAGAATAGTTGGTTCTTTAACAaggaagaaaaagaatatgTTATGGAAAGATATAAGACCATGAATACTTTTAACccagaagaaaaatttgattGGGAGCAAGTGTGGTTTgcaattaaagatattaagaCATGGGTTAGTGCTGTTGCTCTATTTGGTATTGATTTAACTACTTTTGGTTTAACTGTTTTCTTaccaattattattacttcaCTTGGGTTTACTAACGTTAGAGCTCAATTGATGACAGTTCCAGTTTATTTTCTAACAGCAAttgttttctttatatGTGCAAATTTGTCTGATCGCCTTAAGTTAAGATCCCCATTTATTGTGGGAGCTTGCCTAACCACTATTATTGGGCTAGCAATTGTACTAGGCTCTCAAATTCATGGTGTGAGATATTTTGGTGTCTACATTCTGTGTATGGGTATCTATGTCAATGCTGCGGTCAATTGTTTATGGCTAAGTGGCAATGTAGGTAATTATTTCAAGAGAGCTACCGCCTTAGGcattaatttgtttttagGTTCAGGCTCAGGCTTGGTAGCTggtcaaatattttttgctAAAGAAAAACCACGTTATATTACTGGCCTTTCGATTTGTTTGGCTTTTCAagtattatcaattattatgaCATTGCTGCAATTATTTCTCTACATGtgggaaa